The segment AAACAATGTCTTGATTCCGTTGGAGTCAATTTCAAGTGTCCGATTTGCTTACTTTTATTTAGTGTGAGCAAATTGGACACTTGGCAAGCGAAGAtgtagaactgtagctctctgggggaAAATCAGACAGACGCACTGCATGCGGCGTGTAACGTACTGTTCTAAACGAGTCCTACAAACAAGTACATGTCTaatcacaggaactggtaattttgtaaataatgatttaGTAGGGGTCTATACTATACCACCCCtactaataataaaaaaaaaaaaaaaaagggaacacgtgggtttttttttttattaggggGTGGTAATAGTGTAGACCCCCACTATTATTTAAATAatagacaaaattaccggtttcTGTGGTCTAATTCAAAAACTTAATAAAGGTTGTCCctttactattttttttttcaagtatgCGATTATTTCAACTTTTTAATCAGTGTATGCATCACTATTTTAtcatgctacaccagagaaatttgatatggatgaaaagtgggggatatgtacaacaatattttgaaattaaaaactttcaaatttactttacttagcaaaaaaaatgcaattttagtagaaagcaatatgatttttttttaaaaaaccctgctggactcgaacacagTTCAGCAGTCTTTGTGCTAACGTACTGAGCTGggcgatgattttttaaatgaatagacaaatattgctgatatttatatttatgttttaaagggaagtcagccattatgacaatgtagagtacctccttaacttGGGTATTACATGTGCATCGAACACCTGCTgcgggtggggggggggtgttccagAATAATAAAACCAAGGGGCGCCAGGTTTTTAAACTTCCTGTTGGTACTCTTTCCGCCCCTAAAGCGATTGCAGACAGCAAAATGACACAAACTAACCATgattgtttaaaaacatttaatttgcaACCCACCCCCCACAACTCCCAGTTTCCATATTCACTACCGACTATGGTGCTTGGCTTCTATGACATACCAcccttaaatgttttattaccGGTTCCTGTAGTTTATTTTATAACAACTGCACTGACAAGAGAACAAGctcatacaatgtacatgtcaCCTATCTCACCTGGAGAAAAATAGGCCTAACATTCTCTCCTACCAACAGCATAGCTTTGAAATCGAAAATTACGTAAAAAATCAGCTGATTACAACTATCCATGATCTGGCCAGCAGTATAAACCAATCCCAACAGGTGGATGTAGGACTGTTTGAATTCAGCAAATTTAAAGCCTTTGACAAGCTTAAGATTCCACACCACTGATTAGCTATAATTGCATTGGTCAAGTTGGAGCACGATGAAGACAAATATTGGGTTGGATTAAGAGGTTTTTAGCTGACAGAAGTCAACAAGTACTAGTTAGTAGTCGTTGAAGGGAAAGGTTCACTATATATGCTCCTGTGACGTCCGCAGAGTACCCCAAGGTACAGGGCTTGGTTCTGTCATCTTCCTAGTTTATATCAACGACTCACTATTCTGCGTCCGAGAAATCTTCAGCAAGGTTCTTTGCAGATGGTATGCATGCTATAATTCATATTATTGCCACTGAGGACGACATCATGCACTCTACAACAGGATCTAGACAGTTTACAGgattggagggggggggtcaTACTTTAATCCTAAAAAAAGTGGAACAATGCGTTTTACCATGCAACAAGAAACGCGATACACAAGCGATATAGAGACAAATTACACTATAACATGACATCACTTTTGCAGTTCACCGTAAAGTATACCTAGCTAGATGTTACCATCAATAATTAACTTATAGGGGACCACATATTAACAAAACTGTGTGCAACactttaaaaagtatttcaaagttTTGATTCAAATTCTAGAACTTATCTATCTTAATACTGAGATATGAAAATACTATTAAATACATGAAACAACAATCCAGTAAAAcagtaatttaaaaatatgcaaaatgtaaCACTTTAAACAGTGAAACGGAAATTTATATACCTACCATCTTCAAGGGGGGAGAGGAGTAAAGGTTCCAGATAAATTCAAGGACTATACGtgcatgtattacatgtatatctgatcTGTAACAATCTGTAACACtgataatgaagtaaaattgttgttttatcatgtatatatatgaatttattaGATAGGATATACTGTTTTAATTACACATCTGTTACACCGGTCCATTAGTTAAACTAGAACTTCTCCAGGTCATGTAACAGATTCCGTCGAGGCGTTCAATCATCAAGAACACTTTTATAACAGATGGGAAGATTCGCTATTTCAGATTTTGCAACCATTGTAAgacgaaaaatatttttttcttgattgtcctttatatatacaaacatataagaAAAAAGTATTCAAAAATATCATATGATTATCCTGTATCTAAGTTTACTTAATCCTCTTTTACAATAAGAATAGTGCCAGTAAAGAATTGAGTGGCACACGTGCACGTTtcattacaatttacatgtaaaaattagTTTGATTACAAATGTACACAACCCAAATGATAAATCCTATGttaaaatttgatgaaatttgTACCATAATTTATTTCATCTGAGAAAAAGATAGTTGGTGTTCATAGGTGTAAATATGGAATATCATTAGAACGACTTATCTATTAAACGTCACAGtggataggtagtcacgtgacTGTTTGGTGAAAAATGTCAACATTCCATGTTGAGAACTAAACTGACTAATTTACACAGTATGAGGTCGTAGAATTGTGGTAGTTTGTAAGTAAGAATGTTTAGtagttgattatttttattacgATGTTTGTGAAGAGCGCTTTTATCATAATATTCAATTAACGCGCGAGTTCATGTCTGGACCTTTAATTACTGATGTGTCCAAACATGCATGATGCACGTTAAGTCCATGTACAGGTTGGAGGCATTAGACTTGAGTTAATCCGTGAGTGGAGACATGGGGAatcttaaattttgaattttgttttagaacttGGACCAGATCGACCATGGCTTTTCGTAGGGAGAAAATCGCTACCCTGGTGATCCTTGATATGGAATGCACTGGGCTGATTAACCCTGGGGCTAGACCAAGGGTGACAGAACTTTGTCTACTATCAGTACAGAGGGAGGAACTCATGACGCCCTTGGGGCTACCCCGAGTTTGTAATAAGCTGGTGATGTGCATCAACCCCAACAAGATGATTGACCCTGAGGCTAGCAGAGTGACAGGTAAGCGTGGAATTCTTTCCCTGCCCTGCATGTCTATCTGTACATGGTGGTGCCCTGTTGGAATATTCATATGATCAATGGATCATGAACATGtgttataaataaatttataaaaggTTTGAATgcaagttctaacaacttacaAGGTTCTTCCCTTGTTATTGACTAAGGGCCATTGATTAGACCATTGACAATGGAAACTTACAATAACCTATATTGAGTAAGCTGTAAATAAGATACAGTCATACTGTTggtattttaaattatttaactCTGAATTTTCATTAGACCTTAGTCACCTTATTATGTGATCTCCTTCCATTaatcatttaatgattttccaaagttcttttttttttcataactATGCAAATCGACATAACTGTTTATGGCTtgctgttattttcacatgatGGAAACCATGAATTTGATAAAAACTAAAGTTCAAAATTATTACTAAAACATGATACATGGTATGTTGCACAggacattttgataaaaaagaaGATAAATTCTGTGCAACAACtctaaattttgcattttttctgattttcaatgaaattgtaatttgatgttaacagaacttataataaagtttttctgAATTTAGATGTATAATTTTCGTAAAATCTAAATTTCAACATCTGACAagtttcaataatttttttttcacttaatATGGATCATATCAAAAGCTTTgtcataaaaatacaaaacgAGGCAATTTCAACACAGTTCTTAGATATATTactttaaaatgaattaatgaagatattttttaattgaTAGGTTTATATAATGATGCATTGGAGACTCAATCCCCATTGAACGAGGACACTATTTCCTCCATATCGCTGTTTCTCGCGAGACTTCCTCAACCAATATGCTTGATAGCCCACAACGGAAATGGATATGACTTCAAAATTCTGAATGCAGAGCTAAAAAGAATTATGAGCGCATTGCCAGGTGAGATTTACTCTGCAGATTCATTGGAGGCTCTTCGTGCACTGGATTCAGAAGCTGCAGATAAAATATCAGATTCAGCAGGAAATATCAACAATGGCACCAATACAGGGACCCCCATTGGCCAGAACATCCCAGAGGTGCCTGAGCAAGTGATTGATGTTAAAGGTCGTGTGAGGCAAATTAAACGCAAATGTGAGGCAGATTTTGACAGAGTTCCAATACAGGCAAAATCTGTCCGAAAAAGACTATTTGACTCGGCAGGAAAGGGAGACGAGGTAAAAAATGAGGATCCACTTGATTTGACAGGACGAAAGTCTGTAGGATCAAGCTTGAAAATGTCAGCAGATGTTGTAAGCAAGAGAAGTACTTGTGATGTAGAGTCAGTCAAAAAACGGCTGAGTTTCGATGAAGATGATGATGAGGATGATGAGTGTGATGAAGAAAATAAAGATATAGACATGTTAGACTTGGATGAAAATCAGAAAAAAACTGAAGATGTTGATGGCAGTTTGCCTGATATGGACTTTTTACAAGCAGTGGAGCATGTAGAAAACGCCAAAGGGAATTTCACTGCAAAATCAGAATCTTGTGCCTCTTTAAATTGTGCAACCCCAGTATGTCATACTAAAGTTTCAGATTGTGTGACTCCAAAAGAAAAAACAGTGAGTGTTTTAGCAAACTGTGAGGGTCTGTGCACTCCAGAGACCCCCTCAACAAACAGCCAACAGACCATGTCTACCCCACAAAAAGATCAGTGCCTTACCCCAAAGAAAGGCCAAGTTCTCACCCCTCAATCAGAGCAATGTCTCACCCCAGTTACAGGCCTAGTACGCTCAACAGCAGCCTTTCAACTCAACACTCCAGTCAGCAGAAGTAATGGAGATTCTATTAACAACTTGAAAAAGAAAGCCGTCCCTAATGGAATAGCTTGTCGTTCACTCTTTAGATCTGCTGCTAATAATTCGTCATCAAGATGCAGACCAGGGACATCTCCTGTTTCTCATTTCCCCAAAAGGTTCTCTTACAAACTTGGTGATGTATACAAAAGAATGTTTGGACAAGACCCTTATAACTTGCATAGTGCGGAAACAGACTGTGTCACTCTGATGAAGATCGTCAAACAGCGGTCTCCTGCTTTTATCCAGTGGGTTGACGAGCATGCTGTTTTGTTATCCTCTATAGAACATGCATATTGAGTTCTGCATTTCTAGGTTTgataataatgaaatgttttttattcattattaaacAAAGGACCCGTTTTTAGATTGAAATTTTTAGTGTACTTGAATTGACGTGCAACTTTGCTACGGATTATTCttaggcattttttttttattgtgattTACTCTTTACAGATTGTTAACCGTTATATTTTAcgtcattttaaatattttttactgCAAGTGAATTTTGATACATGCACATATATTTTTGTCCTAACCACTTTTTTCatgttgaattttttatcaATAGTACCCACCTCATACATACCAGCTGATTTCATTATAGTCTTGGCCTCGTTTATTAGAATGCCGACTGTAGCTCAGTAAACTGAGTAAGAATGAATGTTAAGATACTGCTTTAGTATATAGTCAATTTACATAGAATCAATTAGCCATGATATTTATATCATCTGTAGGGGTAGTTTTTTGATAATAATATAGATtgcatcgtcggttacccacgggtgcttctattcgattatctccatcatgagggagcgtgagtggactcaaaactgtggtttgcgacgatgtatAGATTGTTAATTGGGTAATTGCATGTCTGTTCATGAATGCAGTTTAGTTTACTTGTAGTCTTTAACAGAATTTGTGTGTCTGGTAATCATCATGGTTCCATTTTTTTCTCCTGTTACAACCTGTGTCTGTCTGACTAAGCCAGCCCTTACTATTCTGCTTGTACCTAGTCTGTGTAAAACTGTTGCAGTCATTTCCTCTCATGGCATCGAACAATATTCATACATTTTGTAACAGTTGCACTTCATTGCACTTCTGTTTTTATCTTTTCTTCAGAGAAGAGGTTAGGAGATTTATAACAAATATCATAAAATTGCCAAATTATTTTGCAAACTTTTCATGTACAGTACGTAGGTTTGTAGAGACCGTGAAATACTTCAAGCAGTAACTTATCAGGGGTCATTGAGACTACACTAGAATGTGGTACTAGGATTAAATACTTAATGTACGAATTTTACATGTTATATCGTGTATTAAATACAAGTCATTACCCAACAGCTGTGATACAATGGGCATTTAAATCAGATTTCCTGCACCTCTTAATCATGGTTATGAAGTCCAATACCATTGAGTACTATAATCTATTTGTAAAAAACTGTTTTGATTTGACTGCGGTTTTTTTATGTTTGGGTGTTTTAGATGATTTGGAGTGATAGAGTTGTGCTAGACTGACTGAATGTTGACCATTGTTGATCAGATTAGCTGTTAAGTTTAAtatagtatatttatatatgtaaatacttcTTAATTTATTCCATTTCAGAAGGACCAGTGTAAGAATATGCTTTctgtttaaaataaattgttaacaCTACAAGATCTGTTGCAGTCTTTCTCTTTGGGATGTTgacacaggcacctgaaattttataaataagTTACAAATAAAGCTCTGATAAAAAAACATCACCCCACTATATATAATGCAAGTGCGTGTGTGtgcgcgtgtgtgtgtgtgtgtgtgagaaaCATATATATGCACTTGCATTATATATAGTGgggtgatatatatatatatatatatatatatatatatttaagatgTATAGGTTGTCTGTATTATggagatatataaacaatggaaaTGTTCGGGGGACCTGTGGAATAGATGTATAGGTTGTCTGTATTATGGAGACATATAAACAATGGAAATGTTCGGGGGACCTGTGGAATAGATGTATAGGTTGTATTGTGTAGATATATAAACAGTGGAAACGTTCGGGGGACCTGTGTAATAGATGTATAGGTTGTCTCTATTATggagatatataaacaatggaaaCGTTCGTGGACCTGTGGAATAGATGTGTAGGTTGTCTGTATTATggagatatataaacaatggaaaCGTTTGGGGGACCTGTGTAATAGATGTATAGCTTGTCTGTATTATGGAGATATATAAACAGTGGAAACGTTCAGGGGACCTGTGGAAAAGATGTATAGCTTGTCTGTATTATGGAGATATTTAAACAGTGGAAACGTTCGGGGGACCTGTGTAATAGATGTATAGGTTGTCTGTATTATggagatatataaacaatggaagTATGATGTAGCCCCATAATACATTCtagaatgtaaacattttgtccCCCGCCCCAATGCAGAAGGGGGACATAGAAGTACCAGTGTCcgtgtgtctgtctgtcagtcccaTGCACCTGACTTTGTGGACACAATTCCTCCGAAACAGTGCTAATTGGAGTTTGTtccaaattttgtaggattgtttgtcatatgtagttgatcatattgtgttgCCTTtatgatttgacaaattttacaggagttatgggactttgttgaatttgtacatgctacactatatagGAATACTTTGTGGACTCAGAGACCGCGCtgtacggattttgttcaaattttgcgATTGTTAGACACAATATGCAGTTGCATGATCATATTCCAACGCAATTTTtattcaacaaattttacagtAGTAATGGGACTTTTGTGTTTCAACTTTTTTACATTGGCTGGGGACATATGGCTATGCATAGCAATTATCTtgtttacttatatttacagattttatgatGTAAAGGTGTTTATGTGTGGTtgcgcgggtatgttaaggcaggtcatgcttcatttatgcacgtaaactacataatttttaaaatctgtcttacaCAGAGAGAAGGAGCTACTAACtattaaaaactattttggttgtttacatgtcgagaacattttgtattatAACATGACAAACACGCACTTCCGTATGAtgtcattgcatgactgttataaatagatcatggaggtaccttaatagaaaatgtaaaagtagcacattatcccaagatttaaatattggtctaactggcgataatgacgacaaaatacccatagtatatatcagaattactgacAGAATCCTATCACTTTctataagaaataattattgaacatttaaacacgaaaccatctagcccatgttttacattttacactgATGCTATGCAAttatctttaaaagttttcttaacagacgattctatcagtaattgccatgtacattagtttatgacctttcaaacggtgtataaaaagtctaatgtgctacttttgcagttttatttcagtgtatgacagaggaaaatcttgtcgacatgctaaatggaatgttttctctgttaaacaaaattgtcaatgaatgatatcaacataacttcttaatatcaataaattctcagcgtttcacatatatattccatatatcccatgtcatatatttcaaatactccacattttgtcgatatttgcatggcacacataaacaaattccttgAACGTGTCAATGTCACTCAATGTATAGTCATGAtgtttactttcatatcgatcagacagaaattacacaacagcagTATAGTATTTCGAATTTCGTTGGATCTTTGTAGCTGCAtggattattttatgcataaataaaacttaaataaagaataaaatcggaatttaatatatacttagtgatatacttatttcaattatgacgtcacattgtttcgcggattttatccaagtaaaaattttcataacctgccttagCGTACCCGCGTGGAGGAACAGTGCTTTtatcaagaaataaaataaattgaaacaGGATTATGTAGCTTTATTAATTCACAAAACACAGGTTAATTAATCTTAATACTtttaacaataaaatgctttctttgctGTTTCATTGCATAAGCAGGCTATGCAAATGTTTTTCTGCAATAATTGTAGCaatcacccaatgaaacaagaaagaaagacactttattgtttaatatatttatattaaatacatgaaattagaaagaaaaaatcaatatatgcacccaggggtgcataagccgagttgcatgggatacattgtaaagtcatgcaggaatgatgtggcatatttataattgtgaagaactaatttcagttttaaacttttcaagttactgtccagaaaccatatttgtctgaagttttcaatctatttttggtcactgtgaccttgaccattgaccttttttctccaaaatcaataggggctttgccttgctggtatccaacaatataaccaagtttcatttgattcaaattaaaaattttcaagttattctccggaaactaattttttttttggaattttaaatctattttcggtcactgtgaccttgacctttgacccattttctccaaaatcaataggggtcttccttacctgatacataacaatatctttaagtatcatttgattcggatttaaa is part of the Ostrea edulis chromosome 2, xbOstEdul1.1, whole genome shotgun sequence genome and harbors:
- the LOC130051875 gene encoding uncharacterized protein LOC130051875, giving the protein MAFRREKIATLVILDMECTGLINPGARPRVTELCLLSVQREELMTPLGLPRVCNKLVMCINPNKMIDPEASRVTGLYNDALETQSPLNEDTISSISLFLARLPQPICLIAHNGNGYDFKILNAELKRIMSALPGEIYSADSLEALRALDSEAADKISDSAGNINNGTNTGTPIGQNIPEVPEQVIDVKGRVRQIKRKCEADFDRVPIQAKSVRKRLFDSAGKGDEVKNEDPLDLTGRKSVGSSLKMSADVVSKRSTCDVESVKKRLSFDEDDDEDDECDEENKDIDMLDLDENQKKTEDVDGSLPDMDFLQAVEHVENAKGNFTAKSESCASLNCATPVCHTKVSDCVTPKEKTVSVLANCEGLCTPETPSTNSQQTMSTPQKDQCLTPKKGQVLTPQSEQCLTPVTGLVRSTAAFQLNTPVSRSNGDSINNLKKKAVPNGIACRSLFRSAANNSSSRCRPGTSPVSHFPKRFSYKLGDVYKRMFGQDPYNLHSAETDCVTLMKIVKQRSPAFIQWVDEHAVLLSSIEHAY